A window of Oscillatoria sp. FACHB-1407 genomic DNA:
CCAGTCAGTTTACTCAGCGACTCGCAGCGGGACTCAGTCGCCGCTTAGATTTGCAGCGTTTGGAGGAAGAGGGTGTTTTGGTGCGGGTGTTGCAGTTTGACATTGAGGCAGAGGAGATAGCGATCGCAGCGTTTGTTCGCATCGACCCCAACTCACCCCTGTTAGCGAATGAGCGTCCCTAAAATATAACCGTCAAGATGAGATCTTCAGGGCTTGCTGGCGAGGCTAAAAGAACGAAAACTCCGGGCTTGCTGTTCAATTCGAGTGGCAAGGCGATCGCACACTAACTTACACAGTTCAAAAATGAGGTCATCTTCGACACTGTAGTAAGCTGACGTGCCCACCGTGCGACGGGTCAAAATCCCCGCCTGCAACATCACCTTCAAGTGTTTTGACACATTGGCTTGACTGGTAGCCGTTTCCTCTACCAAGTCTTGAACGCACTTCTCGCCGTCCCGAAGAACGTTCAAAATTCGCAAGCGCATCGGCTCACTCAAAACACCGAAGTATTCAGCCACTTGCTGCACAACTTCGAGCGGTACAGACTCTGCTGATTTCATGCAATCTAACCTAGAGAAGAGTGATCCCCAAGATTCTAACAGTCAAACCATCTATATCGATATAGTAATGATTACAAAAATTAGTTGAATCATCAAAAATCCGTCAAATGGCTGAGTAGAATCCTGTCTAAACCGCTTCATTCAACTCAATTACATTGCCATCCGGATCTTGTGTAAAAAGAGCCGCCCGACCAGACGCGCTCATTTGCACCATACAACCTTCGGTCAGCAACCGTTCCTTCGCGGCTGATAAGTTCTCAACCGTAAATGCCAGGTGGCGATCGCGCCCTAACTTGTCTGGTTTAGGCGGTTGATGGGAAAAGCCTTCATCCACAATCAAGTGAATCTGAATGTCGCCCAGTTGATACCACACGCCCGGAAACTTAAGGACGCGATCGACCTTGGGTAAGCCAAGCACCGCGCCATAAAAGTGTTCGGCTTTTTCTAAATTAGAGACTAAAACGGCGGTGTGAACGTATTGCAGGAGTTTCATAAGAGTGTCAATGGTTAATGGTTAATGGTTGATGGTTAATGGTTAATGGTTGATGGTCAATGGTTAATGGTCAATGGTTAATGGTTGATGGTCAATGGTTGATGGTCAATGGTTAATGGTTAATGGTTAATGGTTGATGGTCAATGGTTGATGGTCAATGGTTAATGGTCAATGGTTGATGGTTGATGGTCAATGGTTAATGGTCAATGGTTAATGGTTAATGGTCATAGGTTAAAAATCAGGGGTCATAGGTTAAAAATCAGGGTTGATAGCAACCAACAATTGACGATTGACGATTGACGATTGACAATTGACGATTGACGATTGACGATTGACGATTGACGATTGACGATTGACGATTGACGATTGACGATTGACGATTGACGATTGACAGACACCTCACTCCTCTACTCCCTTTTATCCATTATCCTTTTTGTATCTCTAACGATGGGCGATCGCATGAAGGGTAAGCAGGTTTTGTTGACAGGTGGTACGGGTGGTCTGGGGTTGGGAGTGACACCAACCGTATTGGCACAGGGCGTAGAGTCCATTACCATTCCATACCACAATCCTCAGGAGGTGGAACGGCTTAAGAGCAGAATCTCCCCTGCGGATGCAGTGCGGCTCAAGTTTGTATCAACTGACTTAACCAATGAAGCCTCGGTGCAACAGTTAGTAGATGGAATGCAACGGGTGGATGTTGTGATCCATTTAGTTGGGGGTTTCTCAATGGGCAAAACCCATGAGTACAGCTACGAGCAGTGGCAGAAAGACTTTCGGTTGAATTTGGAAACCACATTTTTGGTGTGCAAACACAGCTTGCGGCGAATGCTGGAGCAGAACTATGGGCGAATTGTCACGGTGGGGTCACGCGGTGCGGTGGAACCGGGCGGACAGTTGGCAGCCTATTGCGCGTCGAAGGCAGGAGTGGTGGCGTTAACCAAGGCGATCGCAGACGAAACAAAGGGCACGAACATTACTGCCAATGTGGTGTTGCCCAGCGTCATCGATACCCCAGCAAACCGCGCTGCCATGGGAGCAGAAAATGCCGATCAATGGGTCAAAGCGGAATCGCTAGCTGAGGTCATCTGCTTCCTGGCTTCAGAGTCAGCCCGCGATATCCGAGGAGCCGCTGTGCCTGTGTACGGCAATGTTTAACCGATTGACCCGACCATAGAACTGTCTACTGCGGATGTTCTGGTTGCCGTTGCCATGATAGAAGTACAGGGTTGGGAGGTGGATTGTCATACAACCATCCACTGATCACCCATTCGCCTCAGCAGGAGCCATTCCAGGAGATCGTATTCATGTCCAACCGTTGTAGCCAGGGGCACCAGAACCCACCCGACAGTCGGTTTTGCCGTTTGTGTGGCGAAAAGCTCACGGTGGCAGGAGTTGGCATTTATCCCGGAATGCTATTGGGCGATCGCTATCGTCTCGTTCGTGAGTTAGGTCACGGCGGGTTTGGGCGCACCTATTTGGCAGAAGACATCAACCGCTTCAATGAACCCTGTGTGCTGAAAGAGTTTGCACCGCAGGTACGCGGCACCTATGCGCTACAAAAATCAGAAGAGTTGTTTGAGCGGGAGGCAGGGGTGCTCTATAAGCTTCAGCATCCCCAAATTCCGCGATTTCGGGAGATGTTTCGCGCCAACTATGAAGAGCAGGGACATCTCTTTTTGGTGCAGGATTTTGTCGAGGGCAGCAACTACAACCAGTTGTTGATGGCTCGCAAGCAGCAAGGGCAGGTCTTTTCTGAGGCGGAGGTGGCTCAACTTCTGCGGCAGTTGTTGCCCGTGTTGCAATACATCCACTCCATAGGGGTAATTCACCGTGATATATCGCCCGATAATTTGATTCTGCGCTCGGCTGACCAACTCCCCGTGTTGATTGATTTTGGGGGAGTTAAGCAAGTTGCAGCAGCGATCGCTTCTCAATTTGTGGAAGCTAACCAGGTGCCTCACGCCACTCGGCTCGGCAAAATCGGCTACGCCCCACCCGAACAGATGCAAACGGGACAGGTCTATCCCCAAAGTGATTTGTATGCTTTGGCTGTGACTGCCCTTGTGCTATTGACGGGCAGAGAACCGCAAGAGTTCATCAGTGATGCAGCAACCCCCGCTCGCTGGCAAGCGTTTGTTACCCTCAGCCCAATGTTATCTGCCGTGTTGAGCCGGATGCTAGCACCCCAACCGAGCGATCGCTTTCAGTCAGCTGCCCAGGTCTTGCAAATGCTGGGTGCTCCACCTGCTTTTAATCCAGATCTGGTCAATCGTGCCTTTACATCCCACGCTCCATTGCCCCCGGCTACTCCACCCTCTCCACCGCTTTCCTACACCCCACACTCCGCACCCCAGCCCCCTACCTCCTCTGCCACCGTCGCCTATCGCCCCGCTTCTCCCCCTGCACCCCGGCGATCATCAGGAATCAACGCGGGTATTGTCGTCTTCCTGGCAATATTAGGAGCCGTAATTGGGGTCGGTTGGTGGGCAAGAGATGAGTGGTTACCCCTGATCACGGAGGCTCCCGCCACAGGTGAGGCAACGAACCCCGATACGCAAAGCTCTGATTTTTCCCCAGAGGAACGGGCACGCAAGGCTGCTCTGCGCGATCGCCGAGAAGCATTGGGCATTGACGCAGGTTTTTTGGTAAGGCTGACAGATGCAACGTTTCGCGATCGCCATCCCGAATTGCAGGGGCGCACCCTGACCACAGACCCCAGTGATGCGCAGTGGCGAGCACAGTGGGATGCGATCGCGAGCGAATGGTTAGATCAGCTAGAGCAATCGACGAGTGCCGAAGCTCGTCGCCAATTAGGCAGCTATGACAAAACGGATCGAGATGCCTGGAAGCAAACGGTGAATCAACTGTATGTCAGTAGCCGAGCCCTGTACGATTTAGCGGATGCACAATTCTTCCATCTTTACCCAGAACAACGCGAAGAAAACTTTTTAGAGCAACCGATCGGGCAAGTCTGGCACGCGATCGCTTTTGATGCGGTGCAAGCTCTACAAAGTAACAACGCTCTAGAACGCATTCAATTTGCACCGGGCACTTTTAGCCAGGATGTTAGCGGCACACTCAACCCCGGTGAGGGCAGGGTGTTTATTGCCAACTTGAGAGCAGAACAAATTCTGCGACTCAGTTTGCAAGTGCCACCCCGCAGCACTCAACTGTCGGTGTATGTGCCTCGCCCAACGGTGGAAACTCCCTTTTATCTGGAAGATTCTGCTGATGTCGTGTGGTCAGGGACTTTAACTCAATCCGGCTATTACGAGATAGTGGTAGTGTCGATCGCTGACCAGCCCATCAACTACAACCTCACCGTCGCAGTAGATAATGTCACCTCTGCTCCGGTTGAACCGACCGAGCCAGAAGCCCCCGATGCCAAAAACTAGTGTTGCGAACACAAAGTTCTGAAATGTAGGGGGTTTGGAGGCTTCGCCCCCAAGCAGGGGTTCCACCCCTTCACCCCTTTCAAAACTTATTTTTTGCTGTACTAGATTTATAGCTTTGGTCAGCAAGCTGACGAATTGATTCGCTGGGTCTAAACCAAACTGATGTTAGATTTAGCGCGATCGCAACAAGCTAGAAGTCAACACAAAATCAGATTGCAGCGTCAGGTCTAAATCGGTTTCCGGTTCAACCACGACCACTTCAACTTCTCTATCGTTGCCACCTAGCAACACGGATGCTAATGCCCCAACACCCGCTCCTGCTAAGACTTCAATGAAGTCAATGTCACCAAACACTTCTGACAACACAGCCGCCGCTGCTGCCCCGATCGCGGCTCCCCGTAAAAAGTCTGGGTCGCTCTCTTCGGTAATGGTTTCAGTGCGAGTAACCACATCGGATGCGGCATTGATGCTATAACGACGACCACTCGGCAACACGACCTCGTCTGCAACGAATTGACTGCCTCCATCGGCGGGTCGCAATTGCCCCTCAATCTGGCTGCCTCGTGGAATCAGAACGGTGCCACGAGAAGATCGAATATCAGTTTCTACGGTTAAAGTGACATCTGAGGTTTCCTCAGGTGTGAGCACAATTCGCTCAGCTTCAGTGTAGGTCACAGGAATCACAGTGCCCGATGGAATGCCGACCTGTTGAGATTGTTGCGAAAAAACTTGGGCAACCACTGCTTCAGAGGCAGCAACACGAGTCGCTGTCACCACCGGAACCATCGCAGTAGACATCAACCCAAGTGCCATCATTAGGGCAGTTTTAGACTGCCAACGTTTTGAACTTGTCATTATTACCATTCCCCCAGGGAACGAAAGCACAGATCTAGAAGACCCGGAGCAAATCAGCAATGTTCCCAACCGTTATGGTTCGTATGAGTTTGTATTAATTTTCAATCTTTCAGTTTCGCCAAGCTTGACTAAATCTAGATAATTTCTCGGATGTTTCTTTTCAAATCTTTAAGAAATCTAGGCTAAAACTTGAGCTGAAGTACGAGAAGTTTCGGTGTTAAATAGTCACCCTTGCTGCATACGATAAGGTCAATTCCTATTTTATCTGGACTTGGCTAGAAGTTTGCTTCATTGGGCGATCGCCCTTTTGCTTTTCGATTGACGACGCGAGTGATTTCCCTAACCATTCAATCTTGCTGATGCATCGGTTCATTACACTGATTTTTTTCCAGGCATCCCAACCAAAGTAATGATTTTGTGTCCCCAACACCAGTAAACTAATAACGTTTTGCTTGGATTAGATCGATGTAATTAAAAACACTATCCCTTGAAAGATCGATTCAAGGAATAGCAGATCATCCTGAGTGAATGGATAACACGATTCAAGTCTCATGCCCATTCCAAGTTAAGGCACATTGCGATCGCGATCGCTAAATCTGCTATCTATTCCCCATGAAATGGGTAGTCTCTTCGTATAGTAGGCATCACCAAAACCACTCCTATGCCAGAATTTCGGGTTAATACCACTACAACCAACGACCAAACGATGTTTCCCGCTGGGGTGCCAATTCCAGCTGCACAAGCCATCGCTACCGATGACAGTGGCAACTTTGTGGTTGTCTGGGCAAGTCGAGCGCAAGACGACACATCTGGTATTAGACCGTGGGGCGTTTATGCTCAGCGATTTGACGCAACTGGCAACAAAATTGGGGTGACCGAGTTTCGCGTCAACACCTTCACCACAGATGAGCAGTGGCAACCGAGTGTCGCCATGGATGCCGATGGTGATTTTGTCGTTACCTGGACTAGTTTTGGGCAACCCGGTGACCCGGATGAAGGGGTTTACATTCAGCGATATAGCAAAACTGGCAACCCCATCGATGGCGAGTTTCAGGTTAACACCACCCTTCCAGGGACACAGCAAGCCTCTAATGTGGCAATGGACGCAAACGGCAGCTTTGTTGTCACCTGGACATCGCTCGCACAGGATGGTAATGGCAATGGCATCATTGCCCGTCGCTACGACAATACAAACAACACCTGGGGCAGTGAGTTTCGCGTCAATACTCAGATCACCAGCGGCGATCAGCAATATTCGCGGATTGCCATGGCAGATAACGGCAACTTCGTTATCACCTGGATTAATGGCTCCGGTGCCGCCGCCGATGTTTACGCCCGCTTGTTTGATGCCGATGGCGACCCCATCACCACCGAGTTTCGCGTCAACAACTACACCACGAATGGCCAGCTTGACCCCAGTGTGGCGATGGATGCCGATGGTGATTTTGTCATCGTCTGGGCAAGCAATGGGCAGGATGGCAGCAACGATGGGGTCTATGCCCGACGTTACAACGCACTGGGGCAACCCCAGGGCACGGATGAATTTCGCGTTAACTCCACAACCTTCAATCAACAACGAAACCCAACGGTTTCAATGGATGGTGCCGGTAACTTTATTGTCACCTGGTCGAGTGCGGGGCAAGATGCAGGCACGGGTTGGGGAGTCTTTGGTCAACGCTTCAACGCATCTGGGAATCGCCAGGGTTCAGAGTTTCGCATTAATGATGAGATCGCAGGTGATCAGCAGTATTCCTCCGTATCCATGACTCCTACGGGCAACTATGTGGTTGCCTGGACAAGCAGTAGCGGAACTCAGGATGGGGGCGGTGCGGGCGTTTATGCCGAAGCCTTTGCCGCAGCGGCAAATCAAATTCCCACCATTAGCACCTTTGGCAAAACCCTGGATGAGGATCAGGTTTTCCCCTTTACTCTGGCTGACTTTGTTGGGGCATTTACCGATCCAGATGGCGATAGTCTCGGCTCTATCCAAATTCTCGCCCTACCGACTCAAGGTACGCTCAAACTCGACGGCGTTGATGTTCTGCTAAATCAGGAGATTTTAGCGTCTAACCTCGCCAATCTTACCTATACCCCTGCCTCCAACTTCAGTGGTTCTGACAGCTTCACCTGGAATGGATCAGATGGCACGTCTTTTGCCAATACTCCGGCTCAGGTCAGCTTAACCATCAACCCTGTCAATGATCCACCCATTGTCAGTGCTATTGATACCCAAATCACGAATGAAGATGCACCGATTGATGTTGCCTTTACAGTCAGTGATGTTGATACTCCGGCTACTTCCCTCACGGTAGTAGCATCATCGAGTGATACGACTCTGGTTCCCAACGCCAATATTGAGGTTTTAGGAACAGGCATCAACCGCACCGTCCGCATTACCCCAACAGCAAATCTGTCCGGTAGCACCACGATTACGTTAGATGTAACGGATGGCGATTTAACGACAACTCGCAACTTTCTCTTAACGGTGACAGCGATCGACGACCCACCAACGATTACCGCGATCGCCGACCAGTCCATCAACGAAGACGCCAACACCGGACCCCTGTCCTTCACGATTGGGGATGTTGATACGGACATCAATACCTTGACGCTCAGCGGGACTTCGAGCAATCCGGCTCTGGTGCCGAACGGCAATATCGTCATCAGCGGCACCGGGGCAAACCGCACCGTAACCGTGACCCCTGTCGCTAACCAGTCGGGCACTGCCACCATTACGCTCACCGTTAGCGACGGGACAACTCCCGTTACAGAAACCTTTGATGTGGTAGTGGCTCCACTCAACGACCTGCCAACCATCACGGCGATCGCCGATCAGTCTATTGAGGAAAATACTTCCACCCCTGCCCTGGCATTTACGGTTGGAGATGCGGAGACGCCCCCCAATGCGTTGACGGTGACGGCAACCTCAAACAATACCGCGCTGGTGCCCAACGCCAATATTTTGATTGGGGGCAGTGGAGCCAACCGGACGGTGACGGTTACTCCGCTAGCCGGACAATCTGGGGTAGCTCTGATCACTGTCAGTGTCAATGATGGCACCACCACCACCACCGAAACCTTTAACGTGTCGGTGGGCAACGTGGATGACCCACCCACCATTACGGCGATCGCCGATCAAAACATCAACGAAGATGCCAACACGGGGGCACTTGCTTTCACGATTGGGGATATCGATACCCCGATCGCCAATTTGACAGTGACAGCGACCTCCAGCAATACCACGTTGATTCCCAATGCCAATGTGGTTTTAGGGGGCAGTGGAGCCAACCGCACGATTACCGTCGCGCCAGCGGCAAACCTGTCGGGCAGTGCCACGATTACCATCAACGTCAGCGACGGCACGACCACCGCCACAGAAACCTTTAACGTCGTAGTTACGGCGGTCAACGATAACCCAACGATTACAGCGATCGCTGATCAAAACATCAACGAAGATGCCAACACGGGGGCACTTGCCTTCACGATTGGGGATGAGGAAACGCTGGCAGATGATTTGACGGTAACAGCGACCTCCAGCAACACGACCCTGGTACCGAACGCCAACGTTGTGGTGACGGGTGCGGGTGCCAATCGCACTATTACGGTTACCCCCGTTGCCAACTTGTCAGGCACGACCACCATTACCTTAAGCATCAGCGATGGCACCAACACGACCATCGAAACCTTTGATGTGGTCGTCAACCCGTTGAATGATCCGCCCACGGTCAGTGCGATCGACAACCAGACCACCAGCGAAAACACGCCCACCACTGCCATTCCCTTTACGGTGGGGGATGTGGAAACTGCACCGGGAGCATTGACCATCACTGCCACCTCCAGCGACACAACACTGGTGCCGAACGGCAATATTGTGATTGGGGGCAGTGGTGCAAACCGCACGATTACCGTCTCCCCTGCCGCTGGACAGTCGGGCATTGCCACGATTACCGTCAACGTCAGTGACGGCACCACGACCACGACAGAAACCTTTAGTGTGTCGGTGGGCGTTGTCGATGACCCACCCACCATTAGTGAGATCACGAATCAAACTACCGATGAAGATTCGGCAACGACTGCCATTCCCTTCACGATCGGGGATCCAGATACGCCGATTGGTTCTCTCGTCATTACGGCGGTTTCCGATGACCAAACCCTGATTCCCAACGGCAACATCGTGGTCGGTGGAACGGGAACCAACCGCACGATCACCGTCACCCCTGCCAGTAACCTGTCGGGCACTGCCACGATTACCGTCAACGTCAGTGACGGCACGACGACTGCCACAGAAACCTTTAATGTGGTCGTCACACCCGTTGATGATCTACCGACGATTAGTGCGATCGCCGACCAACCTGTCAACGAAGACACTCCTACCACAGCGATTCCCTTCACGATTGACGATGTGGAAACGCCCGTGGGGTCACTCACCCTGACCGCCACCTCCAG
This region includes:
- the fabG gene encoding 3-oxoacyl-ACP reductase FabG, whose amino-acid sequence is MTDTSLLYSLLSIILFVSLTMGDRMKGKQVLLTGGTGGLGLGVTPTVLAQGVESITIPYHNPQEVERLKSRISPADAVRLKFVSTDLTNEASVQQLVDGMQRVDVVIHLVGGFSMGKTHEYSYEQWQKDFRLNLETTFLVCKHSLRRMLEQNYGRIVTVGSRGAVEPGGQLAAYCASKAGVVALTKAIADETKGTNITANVVLPSVIDTPANRAAMGAENADQWVKAESLAEVICFLASESARDIRGAAVPVYGNV
- a CDS encoding VOC family protein, with amino-acid sequence MKLLQYVHTAVLVSNLEKAEHFYGAVLGLPKVDRVLKFPGVWYQLGDIQIHLIVDEGFSHQPPKPDKLGRDRHLAFTVENLSAAKERLLTEGCMVQMSASGRAALFTQDPDGNVIELNEAV
- a CDS encoding ArsR/SmtB family transcription factor, whose protein sequence is MKSAESVPLEVVQQVAEYFGVLSEPMRLRILNVLRDGEKCVQDLVEETATSQANVSKHLKVMLQAGILTRRTVGTSAYYSVEDDLIFELCKLVCDRLATRIEQQARSFRSFSLASKP
- a CDS encoding serine/threonine-protein kinase, encoding MSNRCSQGHQNPPDSRFCRLCGEKLTVAGVGIYPGMLLGDRYRLVRELGHGGFGRTYLAEDINRFNEPCVLKEFAPQVRGTYALQKSEELFEREAGVLYKLQHPQIPRFREMFRANYEEQGHLFLVQDFVEGSNYNQLLMARKQQGQVFSEAEVAQLLRQLLPVLQYIHSIGVIHRDISPDNLILRSADQLPVLIDFGGVKQVAAAIASQFVEANQVPHATRLGKIGYAPPEQMQTGQVYPQSDLYALAVTALVLLTGREPQEFISDAATPARWQAFVTLSPMLSAVLSRMLAPQPSDRFQSAAQVLQMLGAPPAFNPDLVNRAFTSHAPLPPATPPSPPLSYTPHSAPQPPTSSATVAYRPASPPAPRRSSGINAGIVVFLAILGAVIGVGWWARDEWLPLITEAPATGEATNPDTQSSDFSPEERARKAALRDRREALGIDAGFLVRLTDATFRDRHPELQGRTLTTDPSDAQWRAQWDAIASEWLDQLEQSTSAEARRQLGSYDKTDRDAWKQTVNQLYVSSRALYDLADAQFFHLYPEQREENFLEQPIGQVWHAIAFDAVQALQSNNALERIQFAPGTFSQDVSGTLNPGEGRVFIANLRAEQILRLSLQVPPRSTQLSVYVPRPTVETPFYLEDSADVVWSGTLTQSGYYEIVVVSIADQPINYNLTVAVDNVTSAPVEPTEPEAPDAKN